ttttttttactagcaaagTTCCTTCTCAGACGTGCAGGGCTATACGGAGCATTTTGAGATTTTCTCAGGGCAACTTTCCGATTACTTACCTTGGGGTTTCTATCTTTAAGGGTCGTGTGCATGCCTCCTATCTTCGACCGATACATGATCGTGTGATCAACAAGTTCGCGAGATGGAAGGGATTACATTTGTCGATGGCTGGGAGGATTTGCCTGATCaggtcggttatccaaagctccctgacgcactccatgatggtttatagatggccgactgctcttattaaggagctcgatgcgtgctGCCGTAATTTCCTATGGACTGGCAACATCAAGCAGACGCCATCCTGTTCTGTGAGTTGGAAGAGggtctgctcgattaaggaggagggcGGTCTCGGGGTAAGGTCGTTCGAGTCCATGAACAAGagctatctcatgaaaatggcgtggaaggtggttggtgggcgtgagttcggatatgatttgattagagatagatatctcgatcgctttgggcgtagtaaatctctggtggctgcttcttctatctggatgagcttacgtgaggaaattgatggtttggtTGCGGATTCGTACTCGTATATTGGTGACGGCGCTTATACTTCgttctggtatgacgactggcttgggtataatctCATAAATAAATGCGGAATCCCGCATTTCATGCTTACGTTTCTTTCTCAATCGGTGGCTGATTATTTCTACGATGGGgtctggcatttcacgcaagcctttgttaatgcttttcctTAGATAGTGTGTGATATCTTACTCACTCCTCTTGGTACTGAGggagatgtgcgtttctggaaaccctcgttgcaagggaatgtcactactgcgctggccttcaacaagcattgtcatcattttccgaaggtgtcttggggttcttggctttgggaatcTTTTATTCCAATTCGACGTTCTTTGATatgttggcgtcttcttcataatagaatgccaacttatgatcgccttatccACTACAGTATGATCACGCCTAATGTCTGTTTTAtttgcttaaaaggaagtgagtctcaAGATCACCTTTTCTGGAACTGTGAGCGTGTGAAGAATATTTGGGCTACGTTTCTTGGGTGGTTTAATTTCACGAAAGGGTTGCAAGAGAATGATATTCATAGCTTTTTGGTGgcagcttggcagtataaacttagtcccctcaccggtaatttctggaaagcgggtatcatcacggtcatctgggccatatggatgcagagaaacaattgtatctttgataatcaaaagttcgaagcaagCCGTGTCATCCACACGgtgaaagttgctttcaaagagattgatgataactttgctaaattaggctacatgtggaattcttggtcggattatctgattctcAGGGAAGTGGGTGTTACTACAaggagtgctcctcctccggagtttgtggaggtgcattggtggccaccggtggcgccatggatcaaagtgaatactgatggcTCGGCGATGGGAGCTCCAGGTactattgctgcaggtggggtgtttagagataactggaatgtggtgcgtggttgttttcacttcaaaggtggctcgggttttgcctttgaagcggaactcctggctgttatctcggcgattcaaattgctcacaatcgtggtTGGCACAAGCTTTGGATTGAATCCGATTCCAACTACGTGATAtccattcttaattctcgttctttgaatgtgccttggcgttttaaggcgacgtggaataggattttaaagatgttagatgctttctcgctgcaggtCTCTCACAtatttagagaaggaaacaaggcggcagatttaatggctaaccaacaacgttcagaagggtggtggccgcacgagattgaggagattagggctgcggttcgccttgacatggcttcgcatagccatctgcgtcagaaacggtagttggggcTGATGGGTGGTTGTTTGGTTCGgctttttcttggttttgttggcGTGTGTATGGGGAGATCTTGGTTTGGGTCTTTCTTCGAACACTTGGCAGGCGTTTGGATTAAGATGGGTGCTATTGATGCTCAGTTGATTCTTGCGCTGATGGAGGCGTGGGTTTTGAGGCGGTGGATGGAGTTGAGCTTGTGCTGCCCTGGTTTGGTGAGGGATGGAGTGTCGGTAGAGTCCTTCCGGGTTTGGGTGCGCTCGGCTCGGGGACGCTACTGGTCGGACTCCGTTGGTTTTTGTCTCTGTTTATCGGGGACGTTTTCTTTAGGGGATTCAGATGATTTTTTCGTTGATCCTTCCGCTCTTCCTTACTTTCGTcttgtgtttagacgagtactctttttcctttccacggtttttcccactgggttttccgtgaaaaggttttaatgaggctcggcccttagtctgctccttctgtgctttcaagggtttttttagtttttccttttcttttctttatataaaatcgtcatttaataaaaatgagATTGCaactaaattttaatatttgtggATGATAGACTTGATGGTAGTACTACAAATGTTgcatttaagaaaatatttctaaatgggcatttactttgcatgattaagtatttttatccttaaaaTTGTGATATCTCCAATCCCACATTTTttatgggataagaatcaagcaaaactagctcaaatgataagaataatcaagggccttgggatatctcaaagtttcaatccatcaaagtaaacaaagaattagtcttactatttttatctatcaaggtcaatccttcaaaataaacaccccttaaatatatataatactatctCCCTATTTCTCTTTTTTGCAGAATTATTAATTGataatctgatttttttttacttataaattatgcttaatatttatatttattcacataattaaaatgacatttaattcattttatgaTTGGCGTGCATGACTAAGGGTGTAATAGAACCGAGTCGAACCGAATAGTGGAGTGCTCAAATTTGGTTTGttaagtatcgaatcgaatcccgaactttttttgtcaaatactttgaggctcacgaacTTAATCGAGCCTACatgaaatttttaaattcatatttatattcaaaatattgatttttttcttttcaaaataaattatttcattcaaaatagtaaatatattaattaatttcttataacaaacaaagtttattgaaaatttaatacgattattattatttttagtagATAAACATAAGTTGTacctactaataatttatatatttttcaagctgaataaCTTAACGAACGTGTTCACGAgttaacgagccgaatactatcAAGCTTAcatttggtttgtttatttatcgaactTTTCTAAACGAATTTGAACGAACTTTTTTCATGTCGAACTCcaaatagttcgcgagcggcttggtttgtttataGGCCTATGCATGACACATGAAAATGTACTAGTTAAGATAAAAGGtttgttcattaaaaaaaaaaaaaaaaaattgaacgaaGATAAAATGTTAGGTAGCAGACACAGTATTCTTCTTCTAACCTTCTTTATGAAATGGAGaaataacacttgacatcttgTTATAatataacattaattaatattgaaaaacGAAAATATGTTTTAAGTCGGCATGGATCTTTGATAAAATATGAAGGTTATAGAATTGAGTAAGAATTGTAAATTATGTATATGAAAGAggaagaaattaatttttttattgaaaaattgaATTGATATGGATTATTAGTAAGCAGACTAAGATTCCTCTACCCCTTGATGGCTCCACAGCTATTTTGACAATCAATCTCTTGATTTCGAACCACATGCTTATTAAGTATGTATCTGGAGCTATCTATCCTGAACACTAAGGGTGcgttttctttggttgtaaatttatcatagaaaaattagggataatcaaaatttcaccctttaaattatTTCCTATTTTACCCATACTCAtttctcatttacactacaaaggagggctaatattatccctccaaaaatggtgtgataatattattcttcctttatagtgtaaatgaggaatgagtaagggtcaagtaggaaatgtgggaacaGAAAGAAATGAattaaatgatgaaattttgtttatccttccttttttcatgataaatttataacaaaaaagaACACACCGTAATGAAATTCTGAACCTTTTATAGTCTATGGACAAATCAATATGTACGTAAGGAGTAAGTGAGGTGTTGGAATTCAAATAAGCACATAGGCATAGAAATATGTGTATTTTGCGTGTGTGTAGTGAGGCGAAGATGCATGGGGACAGATCACCCTTTGGCTTTGATGGTTACTATTATGGGCAAGTTCAAGCATCCAATATATTTTGTCCGTCTGTCAAGCTGTAATACATTGTGGAAGTAGTTGGGCTGTCAAAATAGATTTCATAACATTAACCCACATCCAATTTTTTGAGATAACccataatattttctttttccaaaGAAGAGATACCAATAATATATTGATCAAATTAGATCCACATTTTTATAATGGGACTAAAGGGGTATTAATAAATACACAAAAAACAGATAATTAACTACTCTAACCCATTTTATATAATAccccctccgtccacaaaaaattgtcTTAAAAGGAGACAATACATGTTTTAATGAAAATTGTTGAGTTTATTGTGAGTGGGGAAAGGATCTCACCAAAAAGatagtattaataatgataattaaatgtattgtgagtggagataAGGGCCCACCATAAGATAGAAAGTTTTCAAAAGTGGAAAGAGActatggacgtcccaaaatgagaaaaatgaactattttttgtgaatggagggagtaaaagaaaatatcagtaaagataaaaatttagaaatactatttcttttgtgtaaaataagTATATTAATATATCTTCAATGATTTTGTTAAAAACACAATTCTCCcttcccctaaaaaaaaaaatctcttcgtcggcttctctctctcaattctccTTGCCTCTCTCTTTCTGCCTCGGCCATCACCACCACCCGACGCCTTTCTTTTgcctccattctctctctctctctctctatctctattcTTCACAACCTCTATCTCGATTCTTTTGTCCGCTTTTTCTCTAGCGCTGTATCGTCAAATGTCACCTTTAAAATTTTGCGATTGTTGCACATTTTGCAGAAATCGTATGAAACAATGTAACATACACGGTTACACAATTTTCACAAAATCATGtaataatcacaaaaaatatgtaaccgtgtaaaaaaatactccctccgtccgcgatatcgtttccacattgtggacggcgcaggttttaagaaaaatggtgaatAGTAATAGATAGTAGTTGATATTGTaatgagtggagtttgggtcccactattgttgtgagttgaagtttgtggaccctacttctataaatgaaagtgaaaacaatatcgcggacggaccgaaatggcaaatgtgaAAACAATATCGCGGACGGGAGTATGTAATTCCACGATTTTACAAAATCATATAAATCATGTATCATAGTGTCTGTATGACTTGAGCTAGAATAGTGTGTGGCCTCCACTAAAAAGGTTCAAAAGTATATTTTgagattaaataataaaaattcacaaaaataaactaaactTGTCCCAAAACAACGTATTTAACACTTGATGTGTtcactccaaaaaaaaaatcatacttcCTTAGAAATTGAAGTTTATCAAATACTATCTCTATCCTAAAATGGCACAAAAATTTTGAACACacgaattgaagaaaatatgtAAATTGATCAAAAGTGATATGGCATAAAAAAATTTAAgggttaatttttattatttattatagcagaacaatccaaaataaaatacaaaccaCTTTTATTGAGCCGGGGGAAGTAATGTTTATATACTACAAGAATATACGACACAATAATATAGTACATGAATGGAACTAAAACGTATAGCAgatcttttaattttttcaatcaCATAGAGCTTCATAAAGGAGGTGTATGTACTCCTCTAGTGCCTATAGTTAAATTTAAGACGATTGAGAAGAAGCAGGCAACCAACGAGCTCAAGCTGACGGCTGGTCGAGTGTGAGGAAATTGTAATACAAGTCTCTTTGGAGCTTCAGTTACTAGTTTTTTGCTTTTGGGAGGGAGGGATATCCGGGAAAGACCTGTAACAGATAATAATTAGGTATTAATATTGAGCCCCTCAGTGTCAAAAAAAATGGATAGATATTGAAATAATACGGTAGATTCCACAaggcataataataatattaataataagaGAAATTGCAAATcaccaaaacaaagaaaataaacgGATGGCAGTAAGTTCAATAGATAAATCACATATAACTTAAAGTTGCACAGACATGAAGCATTATCTAATTTTCTTTTACCTAATTTGACGATCATTAAGATCATGTTTGCATACAATTCTTCTAGCTTTTATCACTTAGATGAGTTATTTTCAGATCGTGTATTTATAATGTCATACGCACTCAGTGAGCTGCACATTAGGACCAAATGGCTAATTGAGAGCCTGCACTCAGCTCAATACACTCTTGATAACCCATCATAGCACCCATAAACGTTCCTAAATTTATCTTTCTAGGATTCCTAACATCATGAATTCTAACCCCTAATAGCAATTCTATTTGAAGCAGTAAGGGAAGGGTTTTCATAATTGGCctttattcaaattattttaatgtTCCAGTGATCTCCACAAAAAATGAAGAGTGCGattgagtgttatgttttaaaGCCAACCGGCAAACCCACACATCGTAAGAattgaaagaaagaagaaaatacAATGAGAGACAATAATCAATTAAAGCAAAGACCACCACACAGATCATAAGCTCCAACATCAATAACCGAATAGTTACAGGAAATAGGGGTTTGCGATTCCAACGACCTTGCATATACCTCTTAAGCTGTATCAGGGTACGCATAGACTTATTATACTTTAATCACACCAAAGCAGACTATGAAATTATTCACAACGTTCATGTAAAAAGGATTCACTTACCTGTCAATAATTCTCTTCCTCTGATAAGAAGAGATATATGGATATAAATCTTCAACAGTCATTCTCGCGAAACTACCAGTGATGTTTTGCTTAAACAAATTACCGGAAGCCAGGGGTACATCTTTTAACTGTCCTTTCAAATGTTCCATAAAGATGAAGCCTGCATATTAAGGAAGCATGTTGAACAAAACTAGTAATAgattagaaaaattaaaaaaattgaaccaATAAAAAATACTATGAAATTTCAAATTAGTGaccaaaagagaagagaaaaagtACGAGCAGAGAAAAAATATACGTGCATACTTAATAGAAAAAAATGTGAGCCATCTGCTAACCATCATTTccaaaatatagtataaaaaatcAACATGTTTGAAAGTTAAACCATGCTTTATACATCAGATACAAAATTGTATCATTCACATAAAGTGATTGATCAGATTACTTTTTAAGATCATACAATATGCCTCATGATATATTTGGACGCTTTTGTATCTCTCTCAAAAGTACTAAGTTAACAAAAGTTACAACAATATTTTTGTTTCTCTGATTCCCAAGGCGCATAAGTATAACAACAACGGATGGTTGTCCATTGTCCGGATAGATCAAAATCAGTCGAACATCAAGAAATGACACATTATGAAAGAAGGAATAAACAAAGTTGTTAACACCTTTTTATTGCATTCTCATAAATCAATTCAAAAGGAAAATCTCATTGTCATTTGTTTGGCTCACTGGATAACTTGATAAGGCCAATTGTAAATCATCCCAAGGACGATTGATGTCACTATAAGCCTTGTTACAAACATATCCTAGTTGGCAACACTATTAATCATGAAAGCCAAAAATAAGGCACCAAAAGCTACCGCAGATACACGCAAAGAGAATAAAGGGCACTTAAAAGGACAGAAAATCCTTTTGCCTACTCAAAATGACATAAAGCCACAGAAGGGAGATCCTAAAACACTGCAAGTCTTGAACTTGGTATTGAGGGCCAGCTCATGCTTTCATATAGTTAGCTGGAAGCACTTTTTCCTTCGcattatattactccctccgtcccaatagtaatgtctcactttcctttttgggacgtcccaatacaaatgtctcattccctttttggcaatatattctctctatacctaatatttaaataatttccatcaacccactttatctactttttacacattttttaatctccgtgcccaaaagctatgggacactactattgggacggagggagtattatatagcAGTTGGAGTCTTGTTTTCAAAAGCAACAACCTCTTTTGGTTTTCCCACAAAATTTCCTACCCAAAATTAGTCAGATTTTGCAAAAGTTTCCAACTATAATATTTATCAGTCAACAAGAGAAACAAGTAACATAAAATTTGGATATTATATTACTAACTCATTAGTCTTATGCAATGCTCCCATAACCCAACCACAGTATCACTTTTGCTGCATGGAAGCAGTACACACTTTTACCCATAACTACAAAACACATTACCGAACAAATTAGACTTTTGAATACAACATAGaacaaaatttcaaatttgatgTTAGGCCAAACATTTTCTAATTCCAAAACAATAAGATGAAAATTATAGTACATAGTATATCAGGATTTCACAGCAATGAAGCATGATAAGCAAGAACATACTGAAGGTCCGCAGCATACGCAAGTTGAACTTCCTTGCCAAAGCTTCTTGGCCAATTTTATCAGCTCGCATCTTTACCAAATTCTTTAAGCCAATTAACAGATCCTATTGCAAGAAAACAACATCATTTGTAACACCCAGATTAATACAATAAAATTCTAGCGCAAATAAAATGTTTCTGAACAAAGaaatttttcataaaaagaGACTAAGCTTACAAGTTCAGAGTCGGTTAAAGAACAGAGCCAACGGACATCATCAATGTCATTATTGCCCAGCACATCTTTCACATCCATTCCAAGTTAAATCTATCCTTGGCTCTTCCAATATAATGCAGCTGAAGGATTCAATCTGAAATTATAAACTGGGGTGAGACAATACAATATCTCAATCCATTGTAATGCCTAACCAAAACTGAGCTGCATCAACTCTTTCGTTTTTTTTTCCTGGTTTGGTGTTATAATATGATACTTTTTAAGATGAATCAtgaaactcaaattcacaatatTTGTTAGTTTAAGGTGCAAAAACTGTGTTTGCGATTTAATAGTATCTACTTTCAGCGTCAGACCAggttttgaaaataatttcgGGGGTATTTTCAGTGAttagaaaaagaaacaaaaaataaaaaacaagaaaTAAAGAGCATAGTTCAGATCAAAGATTGAGTGATGTTCTACAAAAACCTATCTCCATCTTCGGCCACAATTTATCTCTCTATCTCAAACAGAATCAGCCGAGGACAAAGCAGAATCCACAAAATTTTAAACAATAggataaactaaataaaatctTTTTAACACAAGATAGAAATTTGACTATTAGGTATCCCTCCTCTTCACCTTCTTCAAGACGATGTGTTTGTTGGTTCATTATCACACGCGCCACGCGGGCATGaaacaatataattatttattttatcaaaaaaataagatTATCAATGGATTGAGACTTATCATAACATATTTACCTTATATCTTCTAAATCTATAATACTAGCGCTGCTTCTGTCGCCTGAGTGAGCTAAATGAGAATCGGATGAAACTGCAGATTGATGTGCAAGGGTTTTTGAGTactgaaaaaaatattagaaaataaaaCAGAAAGAATTATGCAACAAAAGAGGAGTTCGAAGGTTATATAAGAAGGAAATTGTTCGAATTAGCTATTTTCTTATTGACAGAGAAGATTGAAACTAGAATGGAAGAGAAGGTAGGATGAAGAAGCCGGCTtcgtttatttttgttttcctgTTTGTAtttctctccttttttttccCTACATTACTTACGGGTTGATTCAGGTGAGGGGATCAGGCGAAGGGGTGAGTTCTGAGGAGTGAGGGGCTTCGTTAGAGCTTTGGTGGAAggggttgagagagagagaagaagaagaaaatacgAAAGAGGGCAGCAGCACTACGCGGCGAACGAgacagagagagggagatagatcgagagagagaacGGAGAGTTATAGAGATATGAGAAACGTACCTAGTGGCGTGACGAAGGCGAGGTTCAGGTAGGGTGAAGGATATAAAATTAGGGGAAGAAGTAGGAAGGACGGAAGGGGAAAACACCACGGtacgcgccggaggcggcgagaaCCGACAAAGCTCGCCGGAGAAGAAAGAGGGGAGAGAGGCGGCAGATGGAGAGCGCGCGCGTCAGGAAAAGGAAATACACACAGGAGAAAAAATCTCTTTTATGTTATGGAGTAATTAAAAGCTAAATTATTTGGTAATTGTTAATGGGTTAATCTTTTTTGAGGTATTGTTAatgggttaattaattaattgtttgggtgattctattcatagccccattTTATtcttgggtaaatatcatattaaaccttgaactattcccgctttatcaaaaataccctgaaagtATCGAAATGctttctaaaccctcaaagtatcaagattttatcaaatatatcccacatTTATTATCCGGTCACCAGAAATATGACGTGGCTCGTcggatgccacagtgtaatttatatatatatttttataatccatgtcattttatattctactttctaatccatgtcatttaaaaaataaaaatctcacCCTTCCCATTAAAAATCCACCCTTCCCAGTAATAAGCTCGATCGGCGCCGCTAGCTGCTGGCGGTGCGAATTTTTTTTATCGGAGATGAAATTGATAGCTATTCCCCCCGCCTGCAACTATCTCATTCTCTCGCTCTGCAAAATCGATCAATTCGCGGAAGCGATTGAGGTTTTGCGAGGGATAGGGAGAGCTGGCTGCGCTTCCGATTCCGACAGCTTCAGCGGTTTGATCTGAACTGAGCGAGGCGAGGATGGTGGATGCGGCGGCGGAGGTGATAGCGGAGATAGTGCAAATAGGGGGCGCGGCGGGCGATGGAGGTGGTGGAGAATCTGGAGGCGGagggggttggggtggggtttGAGGCGTATGAGGCGGCGCTGGAGGGGTGCTTGGATGAGAAGCGGTTTGTGGTGGCGATGAGTGAGAGAGGGTTTATACTGTATCTAAGGGTGAGGCTGCGGCTGCTTGAGGGGTTGATGGCCATTGGTGAGGCAGAGCATGCCTCTGTTGTGAGGCGGAGATAAGCAGAGATGGGTTCCTAATTGGAACCACCTATGGAATAGATTTAATGgtggatttttatttttaaaataatatggattaaaaaaaatagaatataaaatgacatggattaaaaaatatatatataaattgcatTGTGGCATCCGACGAGCCACGTCACATTTCTGGTGACTGGAAAATAGatgtgggatatatttgataaaactatgatactttgagggtttagagagcatttcgaTACTtccagggtatttttgataaagcgggaatagttcaaggtttaatatgatatttaccctttattctTTATAGTCTCATATTTAAATAGAGAGTAAAATATAGGGGAATTGGCcaataaatacatcaactttcccAATTTTCTAGAATATAACATCACCTTTAGTTTTTGCTCCATAATACACCACTTTTATGCTTCTTCTGGTTTCTCCCATGACCattttctgaaaattctaaaactaccccaaaataatcaaaattgcaGAATAACCCCAACATATACAAAATCAAGACAAAATACCCtaattatgatttttaaaacagtttaacaattaatcaggcccaacatgcttccgttacacttcgaaataaatctttaattaaaaccaacattatacctttatcgactggtcttcttcaggagtcggtcttgttgcgttttacggctcgtctgcccacccggcacgcaccaaccacacactcgcaagagatggttgcaacccttctccttcactaagtgtcgactcaatactttgttggaaaaataaagaaaatatttttactcaacccggaatagttggacaataactaagcgtttatagaggaattatataataactaatttatttcataaaaactccccaagggaggagacaaacttgtttagctacccatagtagctaatacttgtgtacataaataaaaagaaactaaaactaaaaacgaaaaaactttgaaaacagaatttaaaaattacaaagataatttttctagagagaggaagtggtgtgtgaaaagTGTTTTGAATTCTCGATTGTctttcttctctccagcacttgggtttatatagaggtttgatcccctctataattgcttggttgttggcctcggattccttccttgtggccagcttgcttgaatatgacatccaccttcttttgtcggccttgattgccgacacttgttagtggcatcacatggtgctggacccttgctttatcgccttgtgataatgctggtaggggccggctgcttttctttccactcacttttgtcctggagcgtttggtgagtggtcctcctgttctttcacccacttttgtcgtttcttttgtgggtgcgatccttgctgtgaatcacataaTTCACTtagctttgtcggccacc
The genomic region above belongs to Salvia miltiorrhiza cultivar Shanhuang (shh) chromosome 5, IMPLAD_Smil_shh, whole genome shotgun sequence and contains:
- the LOC131026185 gene encoding uncharacterized protein LOC131026185 — encoded protein: MDVKDVLGNNDIDDVRWLCSLTDSELDLLIGLKNLVKMRADKIGQEALARKFNLRMLRTFSFIFMEHLKGQLKDVPLASGNLFKQNITGSFARMTVEDLYPYISSYQRKRIIDRSFPDIPPSQKQKTSN